GCCGGCTTCTACGAGCCGGTTCTGGCGTCAATTCCGGAGGAAGACCGGGTCGAGCAGATTAACCTCCTGAAGGACTTTGCGAGAAAGCTCGGCTACGATGCTCGGGGTCTCTGGCTGACAGAGAGGGTCTGGGAGCCCGAACTCGTGAGAACCCTGAGGAGGGCGGGAATAGAGTACGTCGTCGTTGACGACTACCACTTCATGAGCGCCGGCCTGCCGAAGGAAAGCCTCTACTGGCCCTACTACACCGAAGACAACGGTGAAGCGGTCGTAGTCTTCCCGATTGACGAGAGACTCCGCTACCTGATTCCCTTCCGCCCCGTTGAGAAAACGCTTTCCTACCTCCACTCCCTCGACGACGGCGACGAGAGCAAGGTTGCTGTCTTCCACGACGACGGCGAGAAGTTCGGCGTCTGGCCCGGAACCTACGAGTGGGTTCATGAGAAGGGCTGGCTCGGGGAGTTCTTTGACAGGATTTCAAGCGATGAGAGGATAGAGGTCCTTCTCTACTCCGAGTACCTTGAGCGGTTCAGGCCGAGGGGCCTCGTCTACCTGCCGATAGCTTCCTACTTCGAGATGAGCGAGTGGAGCCTTCCAGCGGAGCAGGCGAGGCTTTTTGTGGAATTCGTTGAGTGGTTGAAGGAAAAACGGGTCTTTGACCGCTACCGCGTCTTCGTAAGGGGCGGAATCTGGAAGAACTTCTTCTTCAAGTATCCCGAGGGTAACTACACCCACAAGAGGATGCTGATGGTCAGTAAACTCGTGAGGGACAACCCCGAGGCGAGGCGCTTTATTCTCAAGGCCCAGTGCAACGATGCCTACTGGCACGGTGTCTTCGGCGGAATCTACCTTCCCCATCTCCGCAGGGCCGTCTGGGAGAACATCATAAGGGCGAACAGCTACGTTTCCACTGGAACGTTCGTCCGCGACCTCGACTTCGACGGAAGGGATGAGGTCTTCATCGAGGGAGAGAACTTCTACTACTCCTTCAAGCCCGGCCTTGGCGGTTCCCTCGTCGAGCTGAGCTCGAAAGAACGGGCAGTTAACTACGCCGACGTCTTGACAAGGCGCTACGAGCACTATCACTCCACAGGAAGTGCGGTTCCCGAGGAAGAGGGCGACGGTGTCGAGAGCATTCACGAGCTTTCGGGCGAGGTTCCCGAGGAGATTAGGAAAGAGGTTGCCTACGATTCCGTCAGGAGGGCGCTCCTCCAGGACAGGTTTTTAAGGCCAGAAACGACCCTCGACGACTTCAGGCTGAACCGCTACGAACCCCTCGCGGACTTCTCAGGAAAGCCCTACGGGTATTCGCTCAACGGAAACGAGCTGAGGCTCTGGAGGAATGAAGGTGACTTCTCGGTCGTCAAGGTCTTCAGGCCGGATGAGAAGGGCTTCACCGTTGACTACGCCGTCTCGGGAAGGGGAACCTTCGCGGTCGAGCTTAACGTTGCAGTCCACAGCGTGATGGAGACGCCGGGGGAGCTGGAAGGCTCGAGGATTGAGGTGAACGACCGCTACGCCGTTGGGAGGTTCTCCCTTGAACTCGATAGAAAAGCAAGGATATGGAAGTTCCCGGTAAAAACGCTGAGCAAGAGCGAAAGCGGGTGGGACTTCATCCAGCAGGGCGTCAGCTACACCTTTCTGTTCCCGCTCGGCGGGGAGCTGAGGTTCGGACTCCGTTTCGTGGAGCCCTAAACCCGTATCGAGACTCCCTGCATCTCCTTCTTTATTGACTTGACGACGTCGAACCTCGTCATTCTTCCGTCAGACTCCACCCTGATGACGGTGGTCGCAATGTCCTCCAGCAGTCCGAGGAGGAATTTCCTGTTCTCGTCGAGGAGGGACGCCTTGATGAAGTGGACCGCGAGTCTCTTCTCGTTTCCAACGTACTGGGACACGAGACTGAGGATTATGTGGACGTTCTTGGGCATTATCTCGGACGTCACGAAGAGCTTCTCAACGCCGAGTGCTATCGTTAGAACGGGGGCGTGCTCGTCCAGAAACTTCTCATACGCCTCTCTGAACTTCCCCACGAGTATAACCGGCTCGCTGAGGTCGCTTATCCAGGCGATTACCCTGCCTGTCTTTATCTTCCCGCCTATCTTAATGACGTTGACGTTCTCAAACGTCTCGCCGTCGAAGCCGGCCAGCTTGGCCTTGGCCTTGAGGAGGTGGAGGGAATCGACAACATCAACAACGAGGATTGTGTATCCCTTGGAGAGGCCCCACGTTATGAGCTGGTGCATGCCAAAATACTGGTCTTTAACGTCCGTTCTCTCTATCAGAACTATTTCCCCGGGTTTAAGGGAGTTCCAGAGTCCGGTGATGATGTCGCCGAGCATGCGACCACCCCTTTGATAACTTTGGGTTATTTTATACTGCTGGAGGTATATAAACGATTCGAAATACCACCGCAAGGGGCTAAATGAAAAAGAAAGCCCGTTTGCAAGCCGTTACTCCCCTCTAACGGTCCACGCCCCCAACCCTTGCGTGAACCTCGGGTAGGGTGGCCCTCATCACGTCTCAGTGCCCGAAAGTCTCCTCATCGGTTCAGCCTGAAGTCTATCGGCTTCTCAAGCCTCCAGAACCTGCAGAACGAGCAGACCTCACCGCTCGACGGCATTCCGCAAACTTTACACTCTCTCAGCTCGGCCTCCTGGAGCTCTGCCTCGAAGAGGTGCTTCTTCCGCAGGAAGCCCTTGACGAAGTTGATTTTCGTTCCGGGCCTCTTCTCCTCCATCTCGTTGAGTATCTCCTTGTACTCAATCGTCGTCGCCCCGACCGCGTGCGGGCACTCCTCCATCATGTAGTCGATGCCGTTGGCGAGGGCGTATGCAACAACCTCCCTCTCGGTGACCTCGTAGAGCGGTTTGACCTTCTTCACGAGCTTTCCGTTGAACTGACTCGGCGTCACCGGCCCCTGCTTCGCCAGGTACTGCGTGTTCCAGTGCATCATGTTCGAGAAGATGAAGCTCGCCTCGTCGTCGAGGTTGTGGCCGGTAGCGACGGCATCGAAGCCGTTGTCGTAGGCGAACTTGTTGAATATGTACCTCTTCGTCAGACCGCAGTAGGAGCACGTGGGCCGTCTCGTCCTAACCTCGCCGATTCCCTTCCTGAGGAGCTCCTTAACGCGGACGATATGAAGCGGAACTCCGAGCTCTTCGCACTGCTTTTTGGCGTAGCCCTCGCTTTTCTCGCTGTACTCGCCGATGCCGAGGTTTATGTGGAGGCACTCTATGTTGTAGCCGAGCTTCTTGAGGATGTAAGCGGTAACGGCCGAGTCCTTTCCACCGCTGACGACAACTAAAACCCTCTCGTCAGGCTTGAGCATCTTGTAGCGCTCTATCGTCCGCTTGACCTTTCTCTCGAAGTATTCTTTGAAGTGCTCCGGACAGAGGTACATTTTTGGGTAATGGAGCTTGATGAAGGCCGGTTTCTCACAGAACTTGCATCTCATTGGCATTCTTTCCACCGGAAATAGAAGAGAGGGGTGGCTTTTAACGTTTCCCCAACTTCAGTACGGTGCCCTCTTCCTCTGTATTGGGGGACTTGAGAATTCTCAGTTCCTCCGGTCCAGTGAACGTTAGAACGCGAGTAAAGGCCTCCTCCAGAAGCGCCCTGTACCTGTCCTCCGCCATGTCTCTATTGACGAAGTAAAAGGTTACCCTGTTGGGGTTCCCTATGAAGGCTGAGGCCATGTTGGCCAGGGTCAGCATAAACGACCTGTTGCCGTTCTGGAGCGGGATTAGCCTTTCGGGGTTCATTATGACGGTAACGGTGTATTCGTTTTGGGCGTAGACCTCTCTTATCTTTCTGCTGAACTTGCTGAGGAATATTCCAGGGTCCTTGTGGGGGTCAACCTCGAGGAGAACCCTGCCCCAGTTTGAGACGCCACCTGCCTTAATCCTCATGACGTCCGCGGGAACGCTCAGCCCTGATAGCCGGAGCCACCTAATCACGGGTAGGCTTGAATCAATCACGTCCACGAGGAGAACCCTGTTCCAGCCGTACCGCTCGCCTATAGCATAAAATGCCAGGGCGTACGTTGACAGCGAGGTGTGCTCGATGAGGACGCTTTCCCCGGGGGAAACCTTCGAGAGGTACTCATCAAAGTTCATGATTACCCACCCCCGGTGACTTCAGTACGCGCACGTCACTGCCCCTGACCCGCAGAACGTAGTCGGAGTCCTGTTCAAGCCCCTTTGCCAGGTAGTCCGAGGCTATGTCCGTGTTGAGGAATAGAAACGTTGTTTTGCCTTCAACGGGCAGATACCTCCTCGTCACGGTCTCGAAGTACATCTCAAGCTTCCGCGGGTTGTCTATGAAAGTGAAGGAAAACTTCTCCATCCCGAGCACTATCGTGTGGTTCCTCACCTCGCTGGGAACCTTTCTGGCCAGCTGGCTGTACGTGGCCAGGTGGTACTCGAAGTCCTCCACAACCTCGACCGAACCAACGACTTTTCCCACCTTTACCATTCCCCTCTCCTTTATTACGGGAACATCGTCAATGTTCGGGCTGATTCCCGCGAACTTCAGGTTCTGGAGGAAGATGTGGAGCGTGTCGCCGATGTCCACTATGAGGGGAGTGATTCCCTGCCCTCTCCAGCCGTCCAGGATCTTAAAGAACGTCCGCTCTGGATGGTCCGTCGAGGAGTACTCGACGAGGAGTATGCCGTCGGTGACCCTGAGAAGGGACTCAACAACGTTAGTCATGACATTCACCGTTTTAGATGTGTGCGTTATCACATAAATACCTTTTTCACAAGGAGAAAAGATGGAGGTTAGTCAAGGGACTCGATTCTCTCCTTCCAGTTGCCGGGCTTCCTGAAGTCCTTCTCCGTGTATAATCCTTCTTTTTTGAGTATCCCCCTCGCCGCCAGAAGTCCGGTAGCGGCCGCGTTGACGATGTCCCTGCTCAAACCGGCTCCGTCGCCGGCGGCAAAGATTCCCTCGATGCTCGTTTCGAGGTTCTCGTCGACCTCGACCTTCATGGCGTAGTACTTAATTTCGGGAGCATAGAGGAGCGTGTGGTCGCTGGCAACGCCGGGCAGGACCTTATCGAGCTTCTCGAGGCCCTCTATGATGTTCGTCACGACGCGGTGCGGTAAGGCCATCGCTATGTCGCCGGGAGTTACGTTCTTCAGCGTCGGCTCGACGTCGCTCCTCCTTATCCTAGCCCACGTGCTTCTCCTTCCCCTCCTTAAATCCCCGAGGCGCTGAATCAGGGGCTTTCCACCGCCTATCGTGGTAGCTAACTGCGCTATGCTCTTGCCGTAGGCCGTTGTGTCCTCCACCGGCTCGGTGAGCTCTATCCTGCTCAGGAAGGCGAAGTTGGTGTTGTTGCTCTTCTTCTCGTGCATCGAGTGGCCGTTTACGCCGACGTAGCCGTCGTAGCGCTCCTCGACGACGAAGCCGTTCGGGTTGGTGCAGAATGTCCTCACGAAGTCGTCATAGGTGTCGGTGTAGATGTGGAACTTGGGGTCGTGGTTTATGCTCGTTATGGGCTCCATCACTATCGCGGGAACCTCGACGCGGACGCCAACGTCAATCGGGCCGTGACGGGCCTTGAGCCCTATCTTCTGAGCCACCTCGTGGAACCAGTCCGCACCACCCCTGCCCGGGGCGACGATTATGTACTTCGCCTTAATCTCGAAGACGTCCTTTCCTCGTTTTACCCTCACCCAGCCCTTTCCGAACTCCAGAGCTTTAGTCCAGAGGAGGAACTTCACACCTTTGTCCTCAAGGTGTCTCTTGATGTCGTCTATGACGTCGGGCGTCCTGTCCGAACCGATGTGCCTCTGGATTATCGGGATGAACTTGACGCCGGCCTGCGCCGCCCTCTGCTCCCAGTATCTGACCTGCTCGGGGTCGCCCTTGTAGAGGTTCCTCGGTGCCTTGTGCCTCAGGAAAATCTGGTCGACCTCCCAGACGAGTTGCCAGGCGTAGTTCTCATCGTTGGTCAGTTCACTCAGGTCGCCTCCTATGTCCGGGCGGAGGTTTATCGTGCCGTCGCTTAATCCGCCGGCTCCTCCAACACCGCTCATTATGTGGCAGGGCTTGCACTCTATGCAGTAGCCGAGCTCGAACATCGGACAGACCCTCTGCTTGACGTCGCCACCTTCGTCGATGACGAGAACGCTCAGGTCGCTCTTCTCAGCCAGCTCGTAGGCCGAGAAAAGTCCAGCCGGGCCTGCTCCGATAATAACAACGTCGTAGAACCTTCCGCTTCCGTTTTCGGAGACCATATTTCCCTTACCGAGTTCTATGGCTTTTCCCTTAAAAATCTTTTGGCAAGTTTTTGGTTAATTTTTGGATTGTTTTGGGATGATTTTGACATGTTCAAGTCCAACAAGGAACCGAAGCGTTTAATACCCTTGGGGAGAACTAACGGGGATGTGATACTATGGAGCGCCCCCTGAAGGTTAGGGCCAAGAAGGCGAGGGTCCTTCATACGAAGAAGAAGCTCCTGAAGCTCAAGCGCAAGGAGGAGCTGAGCCACAACGTTCGCTACATCGGGAAGGTTCCCGTCGAGATAGTGATGGACCGCGATTTCGTCCGGGTCAGACCGACGGATTCCCTCGCGACCCTCATCGCCCTCTTCCGGGACGATGAAAGCTCCGCCGTCGTCGTGGACGAATACGGAAAGCTCGTCGGCTTCGTGACGATGAAGGACATACTTCACCTCTTCGCCCCGCCGAGGCATCACTCCGTCGTCGGCCTCTCGCTCCTCAAGCGCTACGCGAGGAACCGCGCCACGCTCGTCGAGGACGTGATGGTGACGAGGCCGATAACGGTCAGGGCAAGCGACACGCTCGGCCACGCTATAGGTGTCATGCTTGAGAGCGGAAAGCACCACCTCCCCGTCGTTGACGACGAGAACCGCGTCGTCGGATTACTTGAGGTCAAGGACATCATACGGCTCATAAGGCTCGTCTCCCTGTGAGGTGTTCGGATGGACCCGTTCCTTGAACTGGCCGTGATACTGATAACTGCCAAGCTCTCCGGCTACCTGAGCTCAAAGGTCGGCCTCCCGGCGGCGATGGGCCAGATACTCGGCGGAATAGTGATAGGTGTCAGCTTTCTCGATATCGTGGCCTACGACGAGGGCGTCCGGCTGATATCCGACATAGGTGTCGTTATGTTGCTGTTTCTGGCGGGTCTTGAAACGGACATCGAGGAGTTCAAGCGCGTTGGACTTCCCTCCTTCGTGATAGCGAGCCTTGGCGTTGCCCTGCCCTTCGTTTTCGGTTACGTTCTCGCC
The Thermococcus sp. 21S9 DNA segment above includes these coding regions:
- a CDS encoding DUF257 family protein, with the translated sequence MNFDEYLSKVSPGESVLIEHTSLSTYALAFYAIGERYGWNRVLLVDVIDSSLPVIRWLRLSGLSVPADVMRIKAGGVSNWGRVLLEVDPHKDPGIFLSKFSRKIREVYAQNEYTVTVIMNPERLIPLQNGNRSFMLTLANMASAFIGNPNRVTFYFVNRDMAEDRYRALLEEAFTRVLTFTGPEELRILKSPNTEEEGTVLKLGKR
- a CDS encoding TIGR00269 family protein, which produces MPMRCKFCEKPAFIKLHYPKMYLCPEHFKEYFERKVKRTIERYKMLKPDERVLVVVSGGKDSAVTAYILKKLGYNIECLHINLGIGEYSEKSEGYAKKQCEELGVPLHIVRVKELLRKGIGEVRTRRPTCSYCGLTKRYIFNKFAYDNGFDAVATGHNLDDEASFIFSNMMHWNTQYLAKQGPVTPSQFNGKLVKKVKPLYEVTEREVVAYALANGIDYMMEECPHAVGATTIEYKEILNEMEEKRPGTKINFVKGFLRKKHLFEAELQEAELRECKVCGMPSSGEVCSFCRFWRLEKPIDFRLNR
- a CDS encoding DUF257 family protein; the encoded protein is MLGDIITGLWNSLKPGEIVLIERTDVKDQYFGMHQLITWGLSKGYTILVVDVVDSLHLLKAKAKLAGFDGETFENVNVIKIGGKIKTGRVIAWISDLSEPVILVGKFREAYEKFLDEHAPVLTIALGVEKLFVTSEIMPKNVHIILSLVSQYVGNEKRLAVHFIKASLLDENRKFLLGLLEDIATTVIRVESDGRMTRFDVVKSIKKEMQGVSIRV
- a CDS encoding HPP family protein; amino-acid sequence: MERPLKVRAKKARVLHTKKKLLKLKRKEELSHNVRYIGKVPVEIVMDRDFVRVRPTDSLATLIALFRDDESSAVVVDEYGKLVGFVTMKDILHLFAPPRHHSVVGLSLLKRYARNRATLVEDVMVTRPITVRASDTLGHAIGVMLESGKHHLPVVDDENRVVGLLEVKDIIRLIRLVSL
- a CDS encoding NAD(P)/FAD-dependent oxidoreductase encodes the protein MVSENGSGRFYDVVIIGAGPAGLFSAYELAEKSDLSVLVIDEGGDVKQRVCPMFELGYCIECKPCHIMSGVGGAGGLSDGTINLRPDIGGDLSELTNDENYAWQLVWEVDQIFLRHKAPRNLYKGDPEQVRYWEQRAAQAGVKFIPIIQRHIGSDRTPDVIDDIKRHLEDKGVKFLLWTKALEFGKGWVRVKRGKDVFEIKAKYIIVAPGRGGADWFHEVAQKIGLKARHGPIDVGVRVEVPAIVMEPITSINHDPKFHIYTDTYDDFVRTFCTNPNGFVVEERYDGYVGVNGHSMHEKKSNNTNFAFLSRIELTEPVEDTTAYGKSIAQLATTIGGGKPLIQRLGDLRRGRRSTWARIRRSDVEPTLKNVTPGDIAMALPHRVVTNIIEGLEKLDKVLPGVASDHTLLYAPEIKYYAMKVEVDENLETSIEGIFAAGDGAGLSRDIVNAAATGLLAARGILKKEGLYTEKDFRKPGNWKERIESLD
- a CDS encoding alpha-amylase/4-alpha-glucanotransferase domain-containing protein codes for the protein MKLIFGIHNHQPLGNFGWVFESAYERAYGPFLETLEEYPNMKVAVHYSGPLLEWIASNRPEHLDLLKSLVRRGQVEIIVAGFYEPVLASIPEEDRVEQINLLKDFARKLGYDARGLWLTERVWEPELVRTLRRAGIEYVVVDDYHFMSAGLPKESLYWPYYTEDNGEAVVVFPIDERLRYLIPFRPVEKTLSYLHSLDDGDESKVAVFHDDGEKFGVWPGTYEWVHEKGWLGEFFDRISSDERIEVLLYSEYLERFRPRGLVYLPIASYFEMSEWSLPAEQARLFVEFVEWLKEKRVFDRYRVFVRGGIWKNFFFKYPEGNYTHKRMLMVSKLVRDNPEARRFILKAQCNDAYWHGVFGGIYLPHLRRAVWENIIRANSYVSTGTFVRDLDFDGRDEVFIEGENFYYSFKPGLGGSLVELSSKERAVNYADVLTRRYEHYHSTGSAVPEEEGDGVESIHELSGEVPEEIRKEVAYDSVRRALLQDRFLRPETTLDDFRLNRYEPLADFSGKPYGYSLNGNELRLWRNEGDFSVVKVFRPDEKGFTVDYAVSGRGTFAVELNVAVHSVMETPGELEGSRIEVNDRYAVGRFSLELDRKARIWKFPVKTLSKSESGWDFIQQGVSYTFLFPLGGELRFGLRFVEP
- a CDS encoding DUF257 family protein, which gives rise to MTNVVESLLRVTDGILLVEYSSTDHPERTFFKILDGWRGQGITPLIVDIGDTLHIFLQNLKFAGISPNIDDVPVIKERGMVKVGKVVGSVEVVEDFEYHLATYSQLARKVPSEVRNHTIVLGMEKFSFTFIDNPRKLEMYFETVTRRYLPVEGKTTFLFLNTDIASDYLAKGLEQDSDYVLRVRGSDVRVLKSPGVGNHEL